In Brachypodium distachyon strain Bd21 chromosome 2, Brachypodium_distachyon_v3.0, whole genome shotgun sequence, one genomic interval encodes:
- the LOC100831036 gene encoding probable GTP diphosphokinase CRSH1, chloroplastic, with protein MATAAAAVPAGGHQHRLGLRPRPSPSPLRLHRLRLPASAASTSSSAPSTSSSSSWTPAEGGGRLVAELVGTFNELTGRMGEGLATTSSSRLLFRALKLALPALRGGGDGDGGRALSRALAVAATLADLQMDAEVISAGILRKALDAGAINMSDVKEQIGTGIADLLHESLRLKLAPSKVDILNDESVSALRKFFLSYYDIRAVILELALKLDTMRHLEYLPKHLQRIKSLEVMKIYAPLAHAVGAGDLSLELEDLSFRYLFPHSYDHVDQWLRNREAECKFLIKAYKEQLIQALKSDDELNKIVQDISVEGRYKSRFSTMKKLVKDGRKPEEVNDILGLRVILDPRCDVGSCDWGPRACYRTHEIIRTLWKEVPGRTKDYVTRPKRNGYQSLHVAIDVSEPGKTRPLMEIQIRTKEMHIIAIGGEASHSLYKGGLTDPGEAKRLKAIMLAAAELAALRLRDLPASDSQGGECKNQAFCLLDKNGDGRISIEELTEVMEDLGAGDKDAMELMHLLDANSDGSLSFDEFESFQRQVELMRSLEDRDDHYTKILKDKLQMIDSAGLIHFYRKELGDKLLVI; from the exons tccccgccggcggccaccagcACCGCCTCggcctgcgcccgcgccccAGCCCCAGCCCGCTTCGCCTTCACCGCCTGCGCCTCCCCGCCTCTGCCGCTTCCACTTCCTCCTCAGCCCCGTccacctcctcgtcgtcgtcatggACCCCGGCGGAGGGGGGAGGGCGGCTGGTGGCGGAGCTGGTGGGCACGTTCAACGAGCTGACGGGGCGGATGGGGGAGGGGCTGGCGACCACCTCCTCgtcgcgcctcctcttccgcgCGCTCAAGCTGGCCCTCCCCgccctccgcggcggcggcgatggcgatggcggcCGGGCCCTCTCGCGAGCCCTCGCCGTGGCCGCGACCCTCGCCGACCTCCAG ATGGACGCGGAAGTTATTTCAGCCGGCATACTGAGGAAAGCGCTTGATGCGGGAGCTATAAACATGAGTGATGTAAAAGAGCAAATTGGGACTGGCATAGCTGACTTACTGCACGAGAGCTTAAGGCTTAAGCTTGCTCCTTCGAAGGTTGACATCTTGAACGATGAAAGTGTGAGCGCGTTGAGAAAGTTCTTTCTTTCGTACTACGACATCCGTGCGGTAATCTTGGAGCTTGCTCTGAAGCTCGACACGATGCGACACCTTGAGTACCTCCCCAAGCATCTTCAGAGGATAAAATCTCTTGAAGTAATGAAGATATATGCCCCACTTGCCCATGCTGTTGGGGCGGGCGATCTATCACTGGAGTTAGAGGATCTTTCATTTCGGTACTTGTTTCCTCATTCATATGACCATGTCGATCAATGGTTGAGGAACCGAGAAGCCGAGTGCAAGTTCTTGATAAAAGCCTACAAGGAGCAGTTGATTCAGGCACTGAAATCTGATGACGAGCTGAACAAGATTGTGCAGGACATATCAGTCGAAGGGCGGTACAAAAGCCGTTTCAGTACTATGAAGAAGTTAGTAAAAGATGGTCGGAAACCAGAAGAAGTAAATGACATACTTGGTTTACGGGTAATCTTGGACCCTCGATGTGATGTTGGATCATGCGACTGGGGCCCCAGGGCCTGTTACAGGACACATGAAATCATTCGAACTCTTTGGAAGGAAGTACCAGGTAGGACAAAGGACTATGTCACACGGCCAAAAAGAAATGGCTATCAAAGCCTGCATGTGGCAATCGATGTAAGTGAACCTGGAAAGACAAGGCCACTAATGGAGATACAAATACGCACCAAGGAGATGCACATAATTGCCATTGGTGGAGAAGCGTCTCACTCTCTCTACAAGGGTGGTCTTACTGATCCTGGAGAG gcTAAAAGGCTCAAGGCTATTATGTTGGCCGCGGCAGAGTTGGCAGCTCTGCGCCTTCGAGACCTCCCAGCTAGTGATTCTCAGGGCGGTGAATGCAAGAACCAGGCTTTCTGCCTGCTAGATAAAAATGGGGATGGGAGGATCAGCATAGAGGAGCTCACAGAGGTGATGGAAGATCTTGGTGCCGGGGACAAGGATGCTATGGAGCTAATGCATCTCCTTGATGCAAACAGTGACGGATCCCTGAGCTTCGACGAATTTGAGTCATTCCAGAGACAG GTTGAGTTGATGAGAAGCTTGGAGGACAGGGATGACCACTACACAAAGATACTAAAGGATAAGCTGCAAATGATCGACAGCGCAGGTCTCATTCACTTTTACCGCAAGGAGCTCGGCGACAAACTGCTAGTGATCTga